AAATTATCGGGACGTAGACCTGAGATGGTCTGTGTTTAAAGCAAAGTGGTACAAACCAAAAGTGATGTATCCGATATTGTCTCCCACTGCAGCATCAGTATCTTTCAGCTCTAGAGGAGGCTCCCTGTGGCTGAAAAGCACCTGAGGAGCCGTGTGACTGGCCCTTCTCCCCTCCTTAAACTCCTAAACACAGAAAACCAAATCACATCAAGACAAGACAACCCTTTAGAATGCACTTAAAATATAGTTTAAAGTTTATAATAGTTTTAGTTTTGAGTCTTCTGGGTGATATTGAATGAAATTCATCTCTCAGTAATTTTGGGATGGATGGCAATATATGATCGATATCTCTGTATTTTCTACAGAGTGTAATAAATGTGCAAGTCAAAGCCTCATGTGAGATGTCACAATTACTTTTATTAAACCAGCGTATGGTGATAAAACAAATTGAAAGACAGGCTTTTCCTCCccgttttaaaaatatatagatgGACATAGAGTTGTCAaatgattaatcacgattaatcggatacaaaataaaagcttatgtttgcataatatatgtgtgccTGTTTTGTGTAATACATGTATAAAGTTaagaaaaatgtcatttataaattagctttttaatatatattattacatcACGTATATtaagcaaacacaaacttttattttgtatgcgattaatcgcaattaatcattTAACAGCCCTAGCGGGACAATATCCAAACTGGTCGGAGAGCTTATGTCTGACATCAAATTTATAAGCGGTATTGTCTCATCCTGTATACAGCTgggaaaaatattgatttatacactgcaaaaaaaaaaaatgattttcaatttttaattaagatgctttatcttgatgagcaaaacgacctaagaaaataagtctagtttttagacaaaaatataaaatttaagtgattttgtgcataaaacaagcaaaaaatctgccaattgggtaagcaaaaaatcttgaaaaattttcttaaatactatattcaagaaaaattccaGAAAAATTTGcgtaccccattggcagattttttttgcttgttttagtgGTCTAAAAACCACTTGAAGTGTAACTCAATATACAGCCCAGCCCTACTGACATCATACTGATCATTAACCATTCTGCATGTTCaacataaaaactaaataaataatcaactGATGAGAAGTCTGTAAAGTATTTCAATTACTGGATCATGCAAAAAGAATggcattataaatatataataactaCATAATGACAAAAACCATTGCATAAACAATTTATAGATGTATTACATGAAACCTGGTCTTGGCACTCACTACTACTTGGACTATATTGCAATAACGTTAAAGGCAAGTACTGCACCCTTGTACTAACAAACATCTCCAAAAATGAGCTCAGAGGTTTTGAGGTCAGTGTAAATGACAGCTCTCAGAAAGCGTTTAATTTTGTAAATACAGAAATAACACCCTTGCTTGATAAATGATGGTGTAAccttgtcatttaaaaaaaaaaacatgacaagCTGCATTGCAAAACACACAGAGCGCCTTGTGCTTCAATACCATAAATATACAGCAGAGCTGACTGTGATGACACCTGAAAATGACACGAGGCTGGTTTACTGCTTATCAGTGTTAATAATCAAATGTTGATCAAACCTGCATGAACACTTTCCCgatgatgacatcatcatcatccttgAACACTGTGCTGAACACAACGGTTACTCTGTCTTTCTTAGCCTCGATATACATGAAAAAATAAGAGAGAAGCAAGACAACAGGTTAATACGTATGTGGACCTCAAAGCAATACACACATAATGAGTAGTAGTTTTTAATCAAATCTTATCTTGATAAAAGGGTTTTAATTATGGACCACATGCGCTTGTAACGCTAACTGGGCAGACCATAAAATGCCACCATAACCTTCCGAGTACTTGGGTAAGAATAAAAGCGTCTGTTACTAAAGTTGCTTACATGGACTCATCATCTCTGTAATGAACCACAGCCCTCTTCTCTCCTTCACGACCTTCTTCctgaaaattaaaatacttCTCGAAGACGGAGGCAAAGCAGTTCCTCTTCAGAATGCCTGCCTGGTGGATGATATCCTCTTTGTTGGCTGGAAGATTGTCCAGGTCAAAGAGCAAAGAAATATTGTAGCCTACAGAGAGGAAATAATGTTGAGAAACACAATAGCTACAgcaaataaaaacaagaaaCAGTCATGAAAATGGCCTACCGTCTTCTGGTGCCACAAGGTAATTGCCATAGACACGTTTCAGCAACTGAAAACAAAAGTAACACATCCAAATCAAAACTGAGAAGATCTAAAAGAGTTAACTTAAACGTAACCAGAGCTAAATGAGACATTGAAACTTATGGTTGGACAACTGTCCTATTACTTTAGGTTAAACTTAAGGCAGCCaagtgattaatcgcgattaatcacatacaaaatacaaatttgtgtttaaaggtgcagtgtgtacattttagcggcattcAGTGGTgaagttgcgaattgcaaccaacggctcagtccacggctcacccctcCCTCTTGAAACGTATAGAGAAGCTATAGTAGCTgccaccagaaaaacatgtaattgacggagacaacttattaaaaaaagttcgtctgttaagagcttctgtcgaaacatggcggcacaaaatggcgacttccacgtaaggggaccctctgtgtatgtagataaaaacatttcattctaaggtaataaaaacataacagttcattataaaaaggtcttaatacacccctgataatatagttttgtatattattttgtatttatatcaaaagatccttctaaaaattacacattgcacctttaaattattcATGCGTGTGTACTGTGTggaaatattttgtatatataaatacacacacattcatgtatatataattaagaaacatttacaagtgtgtatgtaaaaaatgactttctactTAGAAGTATACGATAATAATTATATAAGCGTCCACATACACTAACAAATTTTAACATTATCTTTAAgcttctacactgcaaaaaaatgtttttcatagtatttttgtcttgttttcagtaaaaatatctaaaaattcttaaattaagatgctttttcttgatgagcaaaacaacacaagaaaataagtctagtttttagaccaaaaaaatcaaatttaagtgattttgtgcataaaacaagcaaaaaatctgccaacggggtaagcaaaaaatcttgaacatttttgttaaacactaaattaaaaaaaaaaatcaagaaaaatgtgcttaccccatttgcagactttttttacttgttttatgcacaaaatcacttaaattttatatttttggtctaaaaactagacttattttcttgggtcgctttgctcatcaagaaaaagcaatttaaatttaagaaattttaagatatttctactaacaaaacaaaataacaaaacaaaaatactaagtaacaaagtcattttttgcagtgtgtatataaacttttattttgtgtgcgattaatcgtttgacagccctatttccTTTATAAGAGAACTTGTATACTTGATGTCCTGTATATGTTCACCATATTgcgaaaaacaaaaacaattgaCTTTTAAACATCCTTTAGTTTATCTTTACTCGACCTGTATTGCAAcaaatgaatttaaaaaatgcaaacacCCTATGTCATCTCTAAACTCGTATAAATCACAGGAACTTGGTGCATACTAATTATACAAGAATGACCATCTTGATCATCAAGTATAGACTGTCACTTTACGGGACACGTAAACTGGCCAAGTATGAAACGACAGGCACTGGCTTGTTTCATTCTTGGCATGCTTTCAGTGCTCTGTAATTTGTCTGTTGTCACCTGTATTTGTCTGTATGTCGTATCGTAGACAGGATTCATATTTTTATCATAGACAATACCCGTGCAGGACATTTCTGATTTGCATTGGTTTGATTTGCATTAGGTGAAATGATGGATGGGTTTGGGACATATTTTGAATATTAATTTGCATTGTCAGGGAGCTGGTCATGACATCAACATCAACATTAAAACCTCACTTTAATATCTTCCTCTATTTGAACTGCCATTGCCTGTACCATCTTTATTACAAGCAAAGAGACGTctgaataaaattaataaaactcgGTTATAAAGATTATCAATAAAACTTGATGGACCATGATGTTTAATAGCACCATCACTGAGTAAACGACCTCTATAGATCTATGCATGTATTTGCAAATAGACTTGACGTAGTTCACCCaagaatgaaaattctgtcattatttatttactcaccctgaagttacaaacatatataaatattttgtttttctgtgcACATCGCATGTACAGAAAATTACTTTACAAATAACTGCAATtagtgttttaaacagagatggcgatagagaggcaaaagatacagattgcagctttagggctcagtcacaccaaaagcgctttaaacgcttgcaaacgcaaggcgcgacgcactgccttttttaaaaaagagcagtgcagcgcggcttttcatattgctaagcaaccaccgagtcagctgtcttgtcaatcaaatattgaagcgtgagcgctcttttgctgttaactgtcatattagcagaaactttaaaaagaggacgcttgctctgaccttgtttgaggataagaggagcacaaacacgcaggagagagtgagcgagtggagtccggttcttcaaagcaactgtaaacttccctcagcacaacgtaaggcccgcctctcccctcattcgattggacaatggaagacgcgaatgacgtcaggcgctcctccgctctcagcgctccttcaaaaacgcgtgcgcagcaggcggcagaaaaccgcaaggcgcccggcgcgcataaacagcgcgcaaacgcgccctgcccatagaatatcattcaaaaaaggcgcctgcaactgccataaacgcttttggtgtgactgagcccttaaaggggacatttcacaatactttttttatagATGTCAGATAAAACTTACATATGTGGAGTTCTTctttaaaataccatatagatcatttattttaacatgttaaaattgccactttgtaggtgtaagcaaaactGTGCTGTTTTgcgtgtgtcctttaaaatgcaaatgagctgatctctgcactaaatggcagtgccgtggttggatggtgcagattaaggggcagtattatcctcttctgacatcacaaggggagccaaatttcaaatacctattttttcac
This genomic interval from Misgurnus anguillicaudatus chromosome 17, ASM2758022v2, whole genome shotgun sequence contains the following:
- the arpc2 gene encoding actin-related protein 2/3 complex subunit 2, coding for MILLEINNRIIEETLTLKFDSASNGNKPEAVEVTFADFDGVIYHISNPNGDKTKIMVSISLKFYKELQEHGADELLKRVYGNYLVAPEDGYNISLLFDLDNLPANKEDIIHQAGILKRNCFASVFEKYFNFQEEGREGEKRAVVHYRDDESMYIEAKKDRVTVVFSTVFKDDDDVIIGKVFMQEFKEGRRASHTAPQVLFSHREPPLELKDTDAAVGDNIGYITFVLFPRHTNANTRDNTINLIHTFRDYLHYHIKCSKAYIHTRMRAKTSDFLKVLNRARPDAEKKEMKTITGKTFSR